A genomic stretch from Helianthus annuus cultivar XRQ/B chromosome 1, HanXRQr2.0-SUNRISE, whole genome shotgun sequence includes:
- the LOC110911704 gene encoding uncharacterized protein LOC110911704: MPTFREACERLGLIGDDKEWATTIEEAAEWAAAAELRSLFTCILLHCDVSNPRRLWETNWKCMSDDINRSIGLAITTHSAVIADQDLQQYVLRELETLLNTNSTSRSLVDYGLPMPDASVVSALGNSLLLEEKSYDRDALRIEHMSLHEGLRPGQLAVYNAVMSSFENGTQCLLFVYGHGGTGKTYLWKTIIARLRSRGEVVLAVAASGIASLLLPSCRTAHSRFKIPLELIEESICYIKKKSNLCNLLLQTTLIIWDEAPMSDRRCLESLDKTLKDLTSNTSQYFGGKSVLLGSDFRQTLPVKPKSTKAKVIAACLPNSYLWKHLTMYRRTENMRIESLSTTSATRAQLQNFSEWLLRIGDGKEGVVVDFAEPNIRKIEIPPEFILKEPNDGLQKLISFIYDAQLLANPSPAAISERAIICPKNNTVDEINDLVHAMSPGECTSYFSTDSMVPHSKDGGKIDAMYPPEYLNVLNFNGIPGHCLRLKK; this comes from the coding sequence ATGCCAACATTTAGAGAAGCGTGTGAAAGGCTTGGTTTAATCGGAGACGACAAAGAATGGGCCACCACTATTGAAGAGGCTGCTGAGTGGGCTGCAGCTGCTGAACTAAGATCTCTCTTTACTTGCATACTCCTTCACTGTGATGTTTCAAATCCTCGAAGGTTGTGGGAGACAAATTGGAAATGTATGTCAGATGACATAAACCGTAGTATAGGCCTTGCAATTACCACTCATTCAGCGGTCATAGCCGATCAAGACCTACAACAGTATGTACTACGGGAATTGGAAACTCTTCTTAATACGAACTCAACTTCACGGTCATTGGTTGACTACGGTCTACCGATGCCAGATGCTTCTGTGGTTTCAGCGCTTGGGAACAGCCTTCTTTTAGAAGAGAAAAGCTATGACAGAGACGCCTTACGCATTGAACACATGAGTCTTCACGAGGGCCTTCGACCAGGTCAGCTAGCTGTATACAACGCAGTCATGTCTTCATTTGAAAATGGAACTCAATGTTTGCTTTTTGTCTACGGTCATGGTGGAACAGGAAAGACATACTTATGGAAAACGATCATTGCACGTCTTAGATCAAGAGGTGAGGTTGTACTTGCTGTTGCAGCATCAGGTATCGCATCACTATTGCTTCCATCTTGTAGGACTGCACACTCCAGATTTAAAATCCCATTGGAGCTAATTGAAGAATCCATCTGTTACATAAAGAAGAAGTCAAACCTATGTAATTTGCTTTTGCAAACCACTCTAATAATATGGGACGAGGCTCCAATGAGTGATCGCAGATGTTTAGAATCCTTGGATAAGACACTTAAGGATTTAACATCAAACACTTCGCAATATTTTGGCGGGAAATCAGTTTTACTAGGAAGCGACTTCAGGCAAACATTACCAGTAAAACCTAAAAGCACAAAAGCTAAGGTTATCGCAGCTTGCCTACCCAATTCATACTTATGGAAACATCTTACTATGTATAGGCGCACTGAAAACATGCGCATAGAATCTCTTTCAACAACCTCAGCTACAAGAGCACAGTTGCAAAATTTTTCAGAATGGCTTCTAAGAATAGGGGACGGGAAGGAAGGTGTCGTCGTGGATTTTGCAGAACCTAACATCAGAAAGATTGAAATACCACCCGAGTTCATATTGAAGGAACCGAATGATGGCCTTCAAAAACTGATTTCTTTCATTTATGATGCTCAACTACTAGCAAATCCATCACCAGCTGCAATATCAGAACGTGCTATTATATGCCCAAAGAACAACACAGTTGACGAGATAAATGACTTGGTTCATGCAATGTCACCTGGGGAATGCACCTCATATTTCAGTACTGATTcaatggttccacattcaaaGGATGGGGGCAAGATAGACGCTATGTACCCACCTGAATACTTAAATGTGCTTAATTTCAATGGTATACCCGGTCATTGTTTACGCCTTAAAAAATAG